A part of Curtobacterium sp. MCLR17_036 genomic DNA contains:
- the rfbB gene encoding dTDP-glucose 4,6-dehydratase codes for MKILVTGGAGFIGSNFVRRTLEDAYPGLEGAEVVVYDALTYSGNEANLAPVADSPRYTFVHGDIRDAAKLDEVVPGVDAIVHFAAESHVDRSVRDSGIFVETNVVGTQRLLDAALRHGTERFVHVSTDEVYGSISEGSWDEERPLEPNSPYSASKAGSDLLARSYHRTHGLNLSITRCSNNYGPYHFPEKVIPLFVTNLIDDKKVPLYGEGNNVRDWLHVDDHTRGIAMVLTRGRAGEVYNIGGGTELTNKELTQLLLDATGKDWSSVERVADRLGHDLRYSVDISKIQAELGYEPQVPFEQGLADVVQWYRDNRAWWEPLKERAAIA; via the coding sequence GTGAAGATCCTCGTCACCGGAGGAGCCGGCTTCATCGGCTCGAACTTCGTCCGCCGCACGCTGGAGGACGCGTACCCCGGCCTCGAGGGCGCCGAGGTCGTCGTCTACGACGCACTGACGTACTCGGGCAACGAGGCGAACCTCGCCCCGGTCGCCGACTCCCCCCGCTACACCTTCGTGCACGGTGACATCCGCGACGCCGCGAAGCTCGACGAGGTCGTCCCCGGCGTCGACGCCATCGTGCACTTCGCCGCCGAGTCCCACGTCGACCGCTCGGTCCGCGACTCCGGCATCTTCGTCGAGACGAACGTCGTCGGCACCCAGCGCCTGCTCGACGCCGCGCTCCGGCACGGCACCGAGCGCTTCGTGCACGTCTCCACCGACGAGGTCTACGGCTCGATCAGCGAGGGCTCGTGGGACGAGGAGCGCCCGCTCGAGCCGAACTCGCCGTACTCGGCGTCGAAGGCCGGCAGCGACCTGCTCGCCCGCAGCTACCACCGCACGCACGGGCTGAACCTCTCGATCACGCGCTGCTCGAACAACTACGGGCCGTACCACTTCCCCGAGAAGGTCATCCCCCTCTTCGTCACGAACCTCATCGATGACAAGAAGGTGCCGCTCTACGGCGAGGGCAACAACGTCCGCGACTGGCTGCACGTCGACGACCACACCCGCGGCATCGCGATGGTCCTGACCCGCGGCCGCGCCGGCGAGGTCTACAACATCGGCGGCGGCACCGAGCTCACCAACAAGGAGCTCACGCAGCTGCTGCTCGACGCCACCGGGAAGGACTGGTCGTCCGTCGAGCGCGTCGCCGACCGCCTCGGCCACGACCTGCGCTACTCGGTCGACATCTCGAAGATCCAGGCCGAGCTCGGCTACGAGCCGCAGGTGCCGTTCGAGCAGGGCCTGGCCGACGTCGTGCAGTGGTACCGCGACAACCGCGCCTGGTGGGAGCCGCTCAAGGAACGCGCGGCGATCGCGTGA
- the rfbD gene encoding dTDP-4-dehydrorhamnose reductase: MTRWLITGAAGMLGRDLQAALAGRDVTALSRAELDITDPVAVDAAVAGHDVVVNSAAYTKVDDAETHEDDAYAVNATGPRLLAEAAVRHGAKLVTVSTDYVFDGHGTAPYAEDAPTDPVNAYGRTKAAGEAFVREIAPDSSYVVRTAWIYGAHGPNFAATMLRLAGSHDTVSVVTDQVGQPTWTGDLAARIVELVDSDAPAGTYHGTNAGQGSWFDFTQAIYRELGLDPDRVLPTDSTAFVRPAPRPAYSVLGHDGWSRAGLSPMRDWRDALRAAVAAGALTA, from the coding sequence GTGACCCGCTGGCTCATCACCGGCGCCGCCGGCATGCTCGGCCGTGACCTGCAGGCCGCGCTCGCCGGTCGCGACGTCACCGCGCTGTCCCGTGCGGAGCTCGACATCACCGACCCGGTCGCGGTGGACGCCGCCGTCGCCGGGCACGACGTCGTCGTCAACTCCGCCGCGTACACGAAGGTCGACGACGCCGAGACGCACGAGGACGACGCGTACGCGGTCAACGCGACCGGGCCGCGGCTCCTCGCCGAGGCGGCGGTCCGGCACGGCGCGAAGCTCGTGACGGTGTCGACGGACTACGTGTTCGACGGCCACGGGACCGCGCCCTACGCCGAGGACGCCCCCACCGATCCGGTCAACGCCTACGGCCGCACGAAGGCCGCGGGCGAGGCGTTCGTCCGCGAGATCGCCCCGGACAGCTCGTACGTCGTCCGCACCGCGTGGATCTACGGCGCGCACGGCCCGAACTTCGCCGCCACGATGCTGCGGCTCGCCGGGTCGCACGACACCGTCAGCGTCGTCACCGACCAGGTCGGACAGCCGACGTGGACCGGCGACCTCGCCGCCCGGATCGTCGAGCTCGTCGACTCGGACGCGCCCGCCGGCACCTACCACGGCACGAACGCCGGCCAGGGCTCGTGGTTCGACTTCACACAGGCGATCTACCGCGAGCTCGGGCTCGACCCGGACCGCGTCCTGCCCACGGACAGCACCGCGTTCGTCCGGCCCGCTCCGCGCCCCGCCTACAGCGTGCTCGGTCACGACGGCTGGTCGCGCGCCGGGCTCTCGCCCATGCGCGACTGGCGCGACGCGCTGCGCGCCGCGGTCGCCGCAGGTGCGTTGACGGCCTAG
- a CDS encoding glycosyltransferase family 1 protein — MTTLHVLVDQVVAPVPGGIGRYAEELARHLVDQAPSGCDVVGVVSAVGSDDMDHLRTLLPGLAALDRLPLPRRELSLAWQGGFVGGIAKGMVHAPSVLAPLVKHDRFQDPGRQTVVTVHDTVPWTNPETLTTRGVHFHKAMVKRAWKYADAVVVPTHAVAGALNEIHRFDDRLRVIGGAPSGRLRLPVDADLRAERLGLPDRYVLAVGTLEPRKALSSLIEAMVHPDAPTDIPLVVSGPDGWGDVDVYGTAERAGLSRDRLKVLGRIDDADLAVVYDRATVFVFPSLAEGFGLPVVEAMSFGTPVIHSDDPAVAEVASDAGVTVARSPRESYPERLAQAVYQVVNDPHLAERLAVAGPDRARMYDWSDAAAETWQLHADL; from the coding sequence ATGACCACGCTCCACGTGCTCGTCGACCAGGTCGTCGCCCCCGTGCCGGGCGGCATCGGTCGGTACGCCGAAGAGCTGGCGCGACACCTGGTCGACCAGGCACCGAGCGGCTGCGACGTCGTCGGCGTGGTGTCGGCCGTCGGCTCCGACGACATGGACCACCTGCGCACGCTGCTGCCGGGACTCGCCGCGCTCGACCGGCTGCCGCTGCCCCGTCGTGAGCTCTCGCTCGCCTGGCAGGGCGGCTTCGTCGGCGGCATCGCCAAGGGCATGGTCCACGCGCCGAGCGTGCTCGCTCCCCTGGTGAAGCACGACCGCTTCCAGGACCCGGGTCGGCAGACCGTCGTCACGGTGCACGACACGGTGCCGTGGACCAACCCGGAGACCCTCACCACCCGCGGCGTGCACTTCCACAAGGCGATGGTGAAGCGGGCCTGGAAGTACGCCGACGCGGTCGTCGTCCCGACCCACGCGGTGGCCGGGGCCCTCAACGAGATCCACCGCTTCGACGACCGCCTGCGCGTCATCGGCGGCGCCCCGAGCGGACGGCTCCGCCTGCCCGTCGACGCCGACCTGCGTGCCGAGCGCCTCGGACTGCCCGACCGCTACGTGCTCGCGGTCGGCACGCTCGAACCCCGCAAGGCGCTGTCGTCCCTCATCGAGGCGATGGTGCACCCCGACGCACCGACCGACATCCCGCTCGTCGTGTCCGGCCCCGACGGCTGGGGCGACGTCGACGTCTACGGGACCGCCGAGCGCGCCGGGCTGTCCCGCGACCGACTCAAGGTGCTCGGCCGCATCGACGACGCCGACCTGGCGGTCGTCTACGACCGTGCGACGGTGTTCGTGTTCCCGAGCCTGGCCGAGGGCTTCGGCCTGCCCGTGGTCGAGGCGATGTCCTTCGGCACCCCGGTCATCCACTCGGACGACCCGGCGGTCGCCGAGGTCGCGTCCGACGCCGGCGTGACCGTCGCCCGGTCGCCGCGGGAGTCCTACCCGGAGCGCCTCGCACAGGCCGTGTACCAGGTCGTCAACGACCCGCACCTGGCCGAGCGCCTCGCCGTCGCCGGGCCGGACCGCGCACGCATGTACGACTGGAGCGACGCCGCCGCCGAGACCTGGCAGCTGCACGCCGACCTCTGA
- a CDS encoding glycoside hydrolase family 16 protein, protein MQDRASRRASLAVVLLGAALVAGGLVPVAPAAASSAPRGDVGNFRQTVREQFSTKAAAGGQFARTYAKTWQPYPDGTGGMYFSGSQVSAHDGYMDVRLDGKRGAAGTFGTPKGAWSHKGGKFTVRAKATGGDGNGAAFMLWPSSDVWSDGEIDYPEGNFDARPMVHHHSMRPGREATATSTDTGVDWRRWHTYSIEWIPGKLVRYRLDGKVISTVTHDVPRTEHRYMFQTGDWGASGHLYIDWYSTYTYVRR, encoded by the coding sequence ATGCAGGACCGTGCCTCGAGACGAGCGAGCCTCGCCGTCGTCCTCCTCGGTGCCGCGCTCGTCGCCGGCGGTCTCGTCCCGGTGGCGCCGGCCGCGGCGAGTTCCGCGCCCCGCGGCGACGTGGGGAACTTCCGACAGACGGTCCGCGAGCAGTTCAGCACGAAGGCGGCGGCCGGCGGCCAGTTCGCGCGGACCTACGCGAAGACCTGGCAGCCGTACCCGGACGGCACCGGCGGCATGTACTTCTCCGGGTCGCAGGTCAGCGCGCACGACGGGTACATGGACGTCCGGCTCGACGGCAAGCGGGGCGCTGCGGGGACCTTCGGCACGCCGAAGGGCGCGTGGTCGCACAAGGGCGGCAAGTTCACCGTGCGGGCGAAGGCCACCGGCGGCGACGGCAACGGTGCGGCGTTCATGCTCTGGCCGTCGTCGGACGTCTGGTCGGACGGCGAGATCGACTACCCGGAGGGCAACTTCGACGCCCGGCCGATGGTCCACCACCACTCGATGCGCCCGGGTCGCGAGGCCACGGCGACGAGCACCGACACCGGCGTGGACTGGCGCCGCTGGCACACCTACTCGATCGAGTGGATCCCCGGCAAGCTCGTGCGCTACCGGCTCGACGGCAAGGTGATCAGCACGGTCACGCACGACGTGCCCCGGACCGAGCACCGGTACATGTTCCAGACCGGCGACTGGGGCGCGTCCGGGCACCTGTACATCGACTGGTACAGCACCTACACGTACGTGCGGCGCTGA
- the purE gene encoding 5-(carboxyamino)imidazole ribonucleotide mutase — MTDTDAPVQPLVSIIMGSDSDWPTMRAAADILAELGIPFEADVVSAHRTPDKMTRFAREAAGRGIRVVIAGAGGAAHLPGMVASMTTLPVIGVPVQLARLDGLDSLLSIVQMPAGIPVATMAINGAANAGLLAARIIGSSEPAVAARLAEYADGLERLVEEKAARLRDSI; from the coding sequence GTGACCGACACCGACGCCCCCGTCCAGCCGCTCGTCTCGATCATCATGGGGTCGGACTCCGACTGGCCGACCATGCGCGCGGCGGCGGACATCCTCGCCGAGCTCGGCATCCCGTTCGAGGCCGACGTCGTCTCGGCCCACCGCACCCCCGACAAGATGACCCGGTTCGCCCGCGAGGCCGCCGGGCGGGGCATCCGCGTCGTCATCGCCGGAGCGGGCGGTGCCGCGCACCTGCCGGGCATGGTCGCGTCGATGACGACGCTCCCGGTGATCGGCGTGCCGGTGCAGCTCGCCCGTCTCGACGGTCTCGACTCGCTGCTCTCGATCGTGCAGATGCCCGCGGGCATCCCGGTCGCGACGATGGCGATCAACGGTGCGGCGAACGCCGGCCTGCTCGCCGCGCGGATCATCGGCTCGTCGGAACCCGCCGTCGCCGCCCGCCTCGCCGAGTACGCGGACGGGCTCGAGCGGCTGGTCGAGGAGAAGGCCGCGCGCCTGCGCGACTCGATCTAG
- a CDS encoding glycosyltransferase, with the protein MPRDLARRAVRRLRRAVLGAPPAPAPLPVLGYVVAGTDGAHPASAHVRVVRRVEHLAAGGSATVRQVDPAAFVSGADTTGYAAVLVQRDVLPVASVQPFLDAAAARGVRVVAEVDDDFFTASGRQRLARAEYDPDRLASIDAIVRGADTVVVSTPELAEVVRPVARSVAVVRNALDPGLWTPGEPASDDDRPRGEHRVLYMGTLTHADDLALLHDVFTDLRTTDGTPIRLEVIGVTEDDGADWYRRLEVPDGHYPAFSRWLVAHRQRWRAGVAPLRDEEFNRAKSDLKFLEYTALGIPAVVSDRPSYAAARQHGAVAVPDDTAAWREAVRAAVEHGRADEGAARWVATERTIGRDGDSWRRVLLG; encoded by the coding sequence ATGCCGCGTGATCTCGCCCGCCGGGCCGTCCGACGACTCCGCCGTGCGGTGCTCGGGGCGCCACCGGCACCCGCCCCGCTCCCGGTGCTCGGGTACGTCGTGGCCGGCACCGACGGGGCGCACCCCGCTTCGGCGCACGTCCGGGTCGTCCGCCGCGTCGAGCACCTGGCCGCGGGTGGGAGCGCCACGGTCCGCCAGGTCGACCCCGCGGCGTTCGTGTCCGGCGCCGACACCACCGGGTACGCGGCCGTGCTCGTCCAGCGCGACGTCCTGCCGGTCGCCAGCGTGCAGCCGTTCCTCGACGCGGCAGCGGCCCGAGGGGTGCGGGTCGTGGCCGAGGTCGACGACGACTTCTTCACCGCCTCGGGCCGACAGCGGCTGGCCCGTGCCGAGTACGACCCCGACCGGCTCGCGTCGATCGACGCGATCGTCCGCGGCGCCGACACCGTCGTCGTGAGCACCCCGGAGCTCGCCGAGGTCGTCCGGCCCGTGGCCCGGAGCGTCGCGGTCGTCCGGAACGCCCTCGACCCGGGGCTCTGGACCCCGGGGGAGCCCGCTTCCGACGACGACCGGCCCCGCGGCGAGCACCGGGTCCTGTACATGGGCACGCTCACCCACGCCGACGACCTCGCGCTGCTGCACGACGTCTTCACCGACCTCAGGACGACCGACGGCACGCCGATCCGGCTCGAGGTCATCGGCGTCACCGAGGACGACGGCGCCGACTGGTACCGCCGGCTCGAGGTTCCCGACGGCCACTACCCGGCCTTCTCGCGCTGGCTCGTCGCGCACCGGCAGCGGTGGCGTGCCGGTGTCGCCCCCCTGCGCGACGAGGAGTTCAACCGCGCGAAGAGCGACCTGAAGTTCCTCGAGTACACCGCGCTCGGGATCCCCGCGGTCGTCTCGGACCGCCCCTCGTACGCCGCGGCCCGACAGCACGGCGCCGTCGCGGTCCCCGACGACACCGCGGCGTGGCGGGAGGCCGTGCGCGCCGCGGTCGAGCACGGCAGGGCCGACGAGGGCGCTGCCCGGTGGGTCGCGACGGAGCGGACGATCGGCCGCGACGGCGACTCCTGGCGGCGGGTGCTGCTCGGCTAG
- a CDS encoding glycoside hydrolase family 6 protein → MHRRPRRAVVCAAAVALTAVVGALLPTTTASAATSATSATDIRSATAASLYGAGPYRSPTSEAAKAATALAGSDAAGASAASTIARYPVATWLGEWAQGTVLRKTIDTAVSGAEQSGTTAVFVLYAIPDRDCGGYSAGGFDEASYDAWVDQVTAAVAGHRVAVIVEPDSLAMLSNAACDQALDQQRYRILSRTVAGLTAAGVPAYLDAGNSNWVQPATMAARLDSAGVRQARGFFTNVANFYPTAQEEAYAQKVSAATGGSHYVIDTSRNGQGWRGTWCNPPGAGLGTTPRVVADGTALDALLWVKTPGASDGTCNGGPAAGKWWSTYAQSLVANARLGAATPQMSPRGSLELVAGSGGGVRVRGWAYDEDDPTQPVRVRATVDGAAAGSIAADADRSDVDASAGVGRSHGFDVVVPAAAGPRRVCVTAVSIGAGDDTALGCATARAYRHDPYGALESARVAAAGIAVTGWAFDGDAVESATTVAVTVDGRTVRSLSAGVTRADVQRTWGSGAAHGFSGTVPVGAGKHRVCAVARNTGAGADRSVGPCRTVTVPVAAPVGKRESVTAGTAGRVSVRGWAFDRDALGRSVSVRVTVGGRSVGTLVADRTRSDVDRVHSSGARHGFAGSVRVAAGKRSVCLTAVGIGRGGDTALGCSTVRVR, encoded by the coding sequence ATGCACCGCCGTCCGCGCCGTGCCGTCGTCTGCGCCGCCGCCGTGGCGCTCACCGCCGTCGTCGGGGCGCTGCTGCCGACGACCACCGCGTCCGCCGCGACGTCCGCGACGTCCGCGACCGACATCCGTTCCGCGACCGCCGCGTCGCTGTACGGAGCCGGGCCGTACCGTTCCCCGACGAGCGAGGCCGCCAAGGCCGCGACCGCGCTCGCCGGGTCCGACGCGGCCGGTGCCTCGGCCGCGTCGACGATCGCCCGCTACCCGGTGGCGACCTGGCTCGGCGAGTGGGCGCAGGGCACGGTGCTGCGGAAGACGATCGACACCGCCGTCAGCGGGGCCGAGCAGTCCGGCACCACCGCGGTGTTCGTGCTGTACGCGATCCCGGACCGGGACTGCGGCGGGTACTCCGCCGGTGGGTTCGACGAGGCGTCCTACGACGCGTGGGTCGACCAGGTCACGGCCGCCGTCGCCGGACACCGTGTCGCGGTGATCGTCGAGCCGGACTCGCTCGCCATGCTCAGCAACGCCGCGTGCGACCAGGCCCTCGACCAGCAGCGCTACCGGATCCTGTCCCGCACGGTCGCCGGGCTGACCGCCGCCGGGGTGCCCGCCTACCTGGACGCCGGCAACTCGAACTGGGTCCAGCCGGCGACGATGGCCGCCCGCCTGGACAGTGCGGGCGTGCGGCAGGCGCGCGGGTTCTTCACCAACGTCGCGAACTTCTACCCGACCGCCCAGGAAGAGGCCTACGCGCAGAAGGTCTCCGCGGCGACCGGGGGCTCGCACTACGTCATCGACACCTCGCGGAACGGGCAGGGCTGGCGGGGCACCTGGTGCAACCCACCCGGCGCCGGACTCGGCACCACGCCGCGGGTCGTCGCGGACGGCACCGCGCTCGACGCCCTGCTCTGGGTGAAGACCCCGGGTGCGAGCGACGGCACCTGCAACGGCGGACCGGCCGCGGGGAAGTGGTGGTCGACGTACGCGCAGTCCCTCGTCGCGAACGCCCGACTCGGCGCGGCCACCCCGCAGATGTCGCCGCGCGGCTCCCTCGAACTCGTGGCCGGATCGGGCGGCGGCGTGCGCGTGCGCGGCTGGGCGTACGACGAGGACGACCCGACGCAGCCCGTCCGGGTCCGCGCGACGGTCGACGGGGCCGCGGCCGGCAGCATCGCCGCCGACGCCGACCGGTCCGACGTCGACGCTTCCGCAGGGGTCGGCCGGTCCCACGGGTTCGACGTCGTGGTGCCCGCGGCGGCCGGTCCGCGCCGCGTCTGCGTCACGGCGGTCTCGATCGGCGCCGGGGACGACACCGCGCTCGGCTGCGCCACGGCGCGGGCCTACCGACACGACCCCTACGGCGCGCTCGAGTCCGCGCGGGTGGCGGCGGCCGGCATCGCGGTGACCGGGTGGGCCTTCGACGGCGACGCCGTCGAGTCGGCGACGACCGTGGCGGTGACCGTCGACGGCAGGACGGTCCGCTCGCTGTCCGCCGGGGTCACCCGCGCCGACGTGCAGCGGACGTGGGGATCGGGCGCGGCCCACGGGTTCAGCGGCACGGTGCCCGTCGGCGCGGGGAAGCACCGCGTGTGCGCCGTCGCGCGGAACACCGGAGCGGGCGCCGACCGGTCCGTCGGCCCGTGCCGGACGGTGACGGTGCCCGTCGCCGCCCCGGTCGGCAAGCGCGAGTCCGTGACGGCCGGTACCGCCGGCCGGGTCTCGGTCCGGGGCTGGGCCTTCGACCGCGACGCCCTCGGGCGGTCCGTCTCCGTGCGGGTCACCGTCGGCGGCCGGTCCGTCGGCACCCTGGTGGCCGACCGCACGCGGAGCGACGTCGACCGCGTGCACAGCAGCGGCGCACGGCACGGCTTCGCGGGGTCGGTCCGCGTGGCGGCCGGCAAGCGCTCGGTGTGCCTGACCGCCGTCGGCATCGGCCGCGGCGGGGACACCGCGCTCGGGTGCAGCACGGTACGGGTGCGCTGA
- a CDS encoding 5-(carboxyamino)imidazole ribonucleotide synthase, whose amino-acid sequence MALRVGVIGGGQLARMMVPAAVELGIDIRVLAEGPDMSAAIAATAEGDYHDVETVLAFARQVDVVTFDHEHVPQDVLRALVDAGVAVRPGPEPLAVAQDKITMRTRLTELGLPVPDWAAVHDQDELRAFLADHGGRAVVKTPRGGYDGKGVRVVSDASDVDDWFIATAEAGGDQALLVEELVPFTRELAQSVARRPSGQVVAWPLVETVQRDGVCAEVIAPAPDSAGRIADLTESIAVRIAEALGVTGVLAVELFQTDDERILINELAMRPHNTGHWTIDGATTSQFEQHLRAVLDLPLGATGAFAPASVMINVLGGPADGDLAARYPAALEAFPEAKYHFYGKAPRPGRKIGHVTVIGDDVDDVVYRARAAAAHFDD is encoded by the coding sequence ATGGCGTTGCGCGTCGGGGTCATCGGCGGAGGACAGCTCGCACGGATGATGGTGCCCGCCGCCGTCGAACTCGGCATCGACATCCGGGTCCTCGCCGAGGGGCCGGACATGTCCGCCGCGATCGCGGCGACCGCCGAGGGCGACTACCACGACGTCGAGACCGTGCTCGCGTTCGCCCGCCAGGTCGACGTCGTCACCTTCGACCACGAGCACGTGCCGCAGGACGTCCTCCGCGCACTCGTCGACGCCGGCGTCGCCGTCCGCCCCGGCCCGGAGCCCCTCGCCGTCGCACAGGACAAGATCACCATGCGCACCCGCCTGACCGAGCTCGGGCTGCCGGTGCCGGACTGGGCGGCCGTGCACGACCAGGACGAGCTGCGCGCCTTCCTCGCCGACCACGGCGGTCGTGCGGTCGTGAAGACCCCGCGGGGCGGGTACGACGGCAAGGGCGTGCGGGTCGTCTCCGACGCCTCGGACGTCGACGACTGGTTCATCGCGACCGCCGAGGCCGGTGGCGACCAGGCCCTGCTCGTCGAGGAGCTCGTGCCCTTCACCCGCGAGCTCGCGCAGTCGGTGGCCCGGCGTCCCTCCGGCCAGGTCGTCGCCTGGCCGCTCGTCGAGACCGTGCAGCGCGACGGTGTCTGCGCCGAGGTCATCGCGCCGGCGCCGGACAGCGCCGGGCGCATCGCCGACCTGACCGAGTCGATCGCCGTCCGCATCGCCGAGGCGCTCGGCGTCACCGGGGTGCTGGCCGTCGAGCTGTTCCAGACCGACGACGAGCGCATCCTCATCAACGAGCTCGCGATGCGCCCGCACAACACCGGGCACTGGACCATCGACGGCGCCACCACGAGCCAGTTCGAGCAGCACCTGCGTGCCGTCCTCGACCTGCCGCTCGGCGCGACCGGCGCGTTCGCCCCCGCCTCGGTGATGATCAACGTCCTCGGCGGTCCGGCGGACGGCGACCTCGCCGCGCGCTACCCGGCAGCACTCGAGGCGTTCCCCGAGGCGAAGTACCACTTCTACGGCAAGGCCCCGCGCCCGGGTCGCAAGATCGGCCACGTCACCGTCATCGGCGACGACGTCGACGACGTCGTCTACCGCGCACGGGCGGCCGCAGCGCACTTCGACGACTGA
- a CDS encoding GtrA family protein, producing the protein MRRLIAQFARFGLVGAVGFVVDTTVFNVLRSTVLDPADVHSGPFWAKVVSTAVAIFVNWMGNRYWTFREQRRAVATREGIEFVVVSLGGMVIALACLAVSHYAMGLTSVLADNVANIVGLVLGAVFRFWLYKVWVYHPERTGEATAPGSATPMHAAAPSDVVDGAADATAVPGPQVSGDARP; encoded by the coding sequence GTGCGGCGCCTCATCGCCCAGTTCGCACGCTTCGGCCTCGTCGGAGCGGTCGGCTTCGTCGTGGACACGACGGTGTTCAACGTCCTCCGCAGCACGGTGCTCGACCCGGCGGACGTCCACTCGGGTCCGTTCTGGGCGAAGGTGGTCTCGACCGCGGTCGCCATCTTCGTGAACTGGATGGGCAACCGCTACTGGACCTTCCGCGAGCAGCGCCGCGCCGTCGCCACCCGCGAGGGCATCGAGTTCGTCGTCGTGTCGCTCGGCGGCATGGTCATCGCGCTCGCCTGCCTGGCGGTGTCGCACTACGCGATGGGGCTGACGTCGGTGCTGGCCGACAACGTCGCGAACATCGTCGGGCTCGTGCTCGGCGCGGTCTTCCGGTTCTGGCTGTACAAGGTGTGGGTCTACCACCCGGAGCGCACCGGCGAGGCCACCGCCCCGGGCAGCGCGACGCCCATGCACGCCGCGGCGCCGTCCGACGTCGTCGACGGTGCGGCGGACGCCACGGCCGTGCCCGGGCCGCAGGTGAGCGGCGACGCGCGACCGTAG